In Crinalium epipsammum PCC 9333, the following are encoded in one genomic region:
- a CDS encoding YkvA family protein — protein sequence MNFSIQSFYNWYRSTLRNPKYRWWLILGSLGYLFSPIDIAPDFIPVVGLLDDAVILTLLVSEVSQMLAARLKGRSNEETPETNPASSETVDVNAVPLK from the coding sequence ATGAATTTTTCAATTCAATCTTTTTATAACTGGTATCGCAGCACACTTCGCAATCCGAAGTATCGCTGGTGGTTGATTCTAGGTTCATTAGGGTATTTGTTCAGCCCGATTGATATTGCCCCAGACTTTATACCTGTAGTTGGACTGCTCGATGATGCAGTAATTTTAACTCTGCTAGTTTCAGAAGTGTCTCAAATGTTAGCCGCCCGCCTCAAGGGTCGCAGTAACGAAGAAACCCCAGAAACTAACCCTGCTAGTAGTGAGACTGTAGATGTTAATGCAGTTCCCCTTAAGTAA
- a CDS encoding ExbD/TolR family protein: MKINLDNPTEEVRIEIIPLIDVIFCILTFFLLAALQLTRQQAINVNLPQAKSGVPQMRDMLIVSLDDFGQVYLEKQVMMSKDQLSEGLKNYRATNPNGLMVLYAAKTSSYNDVIQVLDLLRSIGGDRVALATLPSASPQDPSSNNQGTQSPSLTPYSGTNPVPPNPSGIPNPSQPQLPINPGIPFNGQGINPNSPSNFPLSPNVPNPGATLAPGTSPPNPQR, translated from the coding sequence ATGAAGATTAACCTAGATAACCCTACTGAAGAAGTTCGGATCGAAATTATTCCTTTAATTGATGTAATTTTTTGTATTCTGACGTTTTTTCTCTTAGCTGCTTTGCAACTAACTCGTCAGCAGGCAATCAATGTAAATTTGCCTCAAGCTAAAAGTGGCGTACCGCAGATGCGAGATATGTTGATTGTTAGCTTAGATGATTTTGGTCAAGTTTACCTAGAAAAACAGGTAATGATGTCTAAAGATCAGCTATCTGAAGGTTTAAAAAACTATAGAGCAACAAATCCTAATGGGTTGATGGTGCTATATGCTGCAAAAACTTCCAGCTATAACGATGTGATCCAAGTATTAGATTTGTTACGTTCTATAGGAGGCGATCGCGTAGCTTTAGCAACATTACCTAGCGCCTCTCCACAAGATCCTAGTTCTAATAATCAAGGTACACAAAGCCCTAGCCTCACACCTTACTCAGGAACTAATCCTGTTCCCCCTAATCCTTCTGGCATACCTAACCCTAGTCAACCACAATTACCAATTAACCCAGGAATACCTTTTAATGGACAAGGTATTAATCCTAATTCTCCTAGTAATTTCCCTTTAAGTCCTAATGTTCCTAATCCAGGTGCAACATTAGCCCCAGGAACATCTCCGCCTAATCCTCAGAGGTAG
- a CDS encoding MotA/TolQ/ExbB proton channel family protein yields the protein MTVTELIERGGPAMWPLLALSLLSVATILERLWFWSRILTKEREIVDRVLVSASKRDWQLAQEIALQSRKQPIGRFLYAPLRLPNPDPEVFKLALEAAADEELTSMRRGDKILEAVIALSPLLGLLGTVLGLITSLSGIKLGDLGTSSTTGVTLGISEALITTATGLIVAITSLAFFRVFQALLFNQVKIFRQSGNELELLYRQYLANVSDRPNLIKEPVERFDNPENSTPMTDDQ from the coding sequence GTGACTGTTACAGAACTTATTGAAAGAGGTGGGCCAGCGATGTGGCCGCTACTGGCTTTATCGCTTTTGTCGGTCGCCACAATTTTAGAGCGTTTGTGGTTTTGGTCAAGAATTTTAACTAAGGAACGCGAGATTGTCGATCGCGTTTTGGTATCAGCTAGTAAGCGCGATTGGCAATTGGCTCAGGAAATCGCTCTCCAGTCTAGAAAGCAGCCTATTGGTCGATTTCTGTATGCACCCCTGCGGCTACCCAATCCTGATCCAGAGGTGTTTAAGCTGGCACTAGAGGCAGCAGCAGATGAGGAATTAACCTCAATGCGTCGGGGTGACAAAATTTTAGAAGCTGTAATTGCTCTTTCACCGTTATTGGGATTGTTAGGTACGGTTTTAGGCTTGATTACCTCTCTTAGTGGTATCAAGCTAGGAGATTTGGGAACTTCTTCAACTACAGGAGTGACTTTAGGGATTAGTGAGGCTTTGATCACTACTGCAACAGGTTTGATTGTAGCGATTACAAGTTTGGCTTTTTTTCGCGTATTTCAAGCTTTGTTGTTCAATCAAGTCAAAATATTTCGTCAATCGGGAAATGAATTAGAACTACTCTACCGACAATATTTAGCAAATGTAAGCGATCGCCCTAATCTGATTAAAGAGCCAGTAGAACGTTTTGATAACCCGGAAAATTCAACTCCAATGACCGATGACCAATAA
- a CDS encoding phage holin family protein — MNLTDILIVWLVTSSSLLIISQIPLGVEIDSTPKALVSAATLGVVNTALSFFLFTIPNFLTFGIYGFFSKVLTLGLFSFVINVIALTVAAKLVEGFRLRWGIWTAVIGAIALALVSNFITGYLIA; from the coding sequence ATGAACTTGACTGATATTTTAATAGTTTGGTTAGTTACTTCATCAAGTTTACTAATTATTTCTCAAATCCCGTTAGGTGTAGAAATTGATAGCACACCAAAAGCTTTAGTTTCTGCGGCGACTTTAGGGGTTGTTAATACAGCTTTGAGTTTCTTTCTATTTACAATACCAAATTTTTTAACATTTGGTATTTACGGATTTTTTTCTAAGGTACTAACTTTAGGGCTGTTCTCATTTGTGATCAATGTGATTGCATTAACTGTAGCTGCGAAGTTAGTTGAAGGATTTCGTTTGCGTTGGGGCATTTGGACTGCTGTAATTGGCGCGATCGCACTTGCCTTAGTTAGTAACTTTATTACCGGATATCTTATTGCATAA
- a CDS encoding phosphatase PAP2 family protein: MPWLKKLLPLFTVIYCTTVSTTVKAETFDRDVSRFVSGTGTVLYLGTGVVLPLLIDGKNGGQHSIRTLDSLGTSVLLCQGLKEVAQVKRPDSEERDSFPSCHATAAFSVATMQSHYHPESALLWYGGASAIALSRVNLNRHRVTEVLAGAALGYFTSRLELSQKRGLILFPLIRTENKTDTVVGLQVVGYF; the protein is encoded by the coding sequence ATGCCTTGGTTAAAAAAGCTACTTCCTTTATTTACTGTTATTTACTGCACAACTGTAAGTACAACCGTTAAAGCCGAAACATTTGATCGAGATGTGTCTCGTTTTGTATCGGGAACTGGAACCGTCCTTTATTTAGGAACTGGTGTAGTTTTACCTTTATTAATTGATGGTAAAAATGGAGGACAACACTCTATACGCACACTTGATTCTTTAGGGACAAGTGTTTTACTTTGCCAAGGATTAAAAGAAGTAGCCCAGGTAAAGCGCCCCGACTCTGAGGAAAGAGATAGTTTTCCTAGTTGTCACGCCACAGCAGCTTTTTCGGTTGCAACTATGCAAAGCCATTATCACCCTGAATCTGCTTTACTGTGGTATGGTGGAGCATCTGCGATCGCACTTTCTCGTGTTAATCTTAATCGCCATCGTGTTACCGAAGTACTAGCAGGCGCAGCCTTGGGATATTTCACATCACGCTTAGAGTTGAGCCAAAAACGCGGATTGATTTTGTTTCCGTTAATTAGAACTGAAAATAAAACTGATACAGTTGTGGGGCTACAAGTAGTTGGCTATTTTTAA
- a CDS encoding DUF7925 domain-containing protein: MSNSMQTHRKNKLYRQLVASALIFGGAFQLVAPVLAEGTPAGTTITNTATGTYDDGNGIQIQTISNTVQITVAEVAGITVSNAGVDNLTASGTLITPGQKGNFKFNVTNTGNDPTTFFIPGADILNGSKAVTNAQATSVTYEILNADGTVNKTLTPNPVPIAAGGGQTASMLPGGQVRVNVNVDVPSNIDPKGVVTVALGKTPTMGDQNVPRGADPNDVYTMDNADGASGEIAGPPVNGVREASAEQKVSMEGNLKQPFVIIKKKHTFGNNNNAGVIGDTLKYDFGLTVLNTRPANAPPDVTATEALQPTFVPGLSTKNGTTVTNKHVLISDVIPAGTVLDYDPAVPATLPQAPTDWTAVYSTDDPGLTGTPSYKATWSKTAPADPTTVKRIGFVYTADTAVSNNGVAIENFNFTVKFTGSIQQGAEIANIAQVFGEKTGVTPSDTTVPSIFDESGDADHNNDSNGDGSPDLLPSNTTGIANPSTQGVDTNNDNSGTGPAGEANVYKVGLTAGVLNGTVITAGASTTLHPDAVGPTSNNDDFTNRASAVAPNKVPVVTFSNSIQNKSGGAASLSLIPQAVDLRDLPVGTTIITIGDTLGNKVTYTANQSVLNNVPSVTASGNPLTFANVAADDIKQYEVTVDLPENTPQNVGYDVPITAFVDSNANNLPDGNEAQNKTIDRVYAGFLSLLKETQVIDGDATTFNAANFSINPKKAAPGQKIVYRVTYKNISEAEPTSPSLSDASRTTYLHNVFLSGQNITLTEDGTTGGNNWAIDQNGDNIIDTSHVGNTATQDSRNSSIKYYVNSSDTSFILAEPATNSIVSKYVDPVTGVLKGGEFGTFIFQRRLN; this comes from the coding sequence ATGAGTAATTCTATGCAAACTCACAGAAAGAATAAGTTATACCGACAACTCGTAGCAAGCGCCCTGATATTTGGTGGTGCTTTTCAACTGGTAGCTCCAGTGCTGGCTGAAGGCACGCCTGCTGGAACAACTATTACCAACACCGCTACTGGTACTTATGACGATGGTAATGGTATACAAATTCAAACTATATCTAATACAGTTCAGATTACGGTAGCTGAAGTAGCTGGTATCACCGTCAGCAATGCTGGTGTTGATAACTTGACAGCTTCTGGTACACTTATAACACCTGGGCAAAAAGGTAACTTCAAATTTAATGTAACTAACACTGGTAACGACCCCACCACATTCTTTATCCCTGGTGCGGATATTTTAAATGGTTCTAAGGCTGTTACAAATGCTCAAGCAACAAGTGTCACCTATGAAATATTAAATGCAGATGGCACCGTCAATAAGACTTTAACTCCTAATCCTGTTCCTATTGCAGCAGGTGGCGGTCAAACAGCCTCTATGCTGCCAGGAGGACAGGTTCGGGTCAATGTTAACGTTGATGTTCCCTCTAATATTGATCCCAAGGGAGTAGTCACCGTTGCTTTAGGTAAAACCCCTACTATGGGGGATCAAAACGTACCACGGGGAGCAGATCCTAATGACGTTTATACAATGGACAATGCTGACGGCGCTTCAGGTGAAATAGCTGGACCTCCAGTCAACGGAGTTCGAGAAGCAAGCGCCGAACAAAAGGTTTCTATGGAAGGAAATCTGAAGCAGCCGTTTGTGATCATTAAAAAGAAGCATACTTTTGGTAATAATAACAATGCTGGGGTTATAGGTGACACGCTGAAATATGACTTCGGTCTTACGGTTTTAAACACTCGTCCGGCTAACGCACCCCCAGATGTTACAGCAACTGAGGCGTTGCAGCCAACGTTTGTCCCTGGTTTAAGTACAAAAAATGGAACAACTGTAACGAATAAGCACGTATTAATCTCTGATGTCATTCCTGCGGGTACAGTCCTGGATTATGATCCTGCTGTTCCTGCTACGCTCCCACAGGCTCCAACGGACTGGACAGCAGTTTATAGTACGGATGACCCAGGTCTTACAGGAACGCCATCCTATAAAGCAACTTGGTCAAAAACAGCGCCAGCAGATCCAACGACAGTTAAGCGGATAGGTTTTGTTTATACAGCGGACACGGCTGTTTCTAACAATGGTGTCGCCATTGAAAATTTCAACTTTACTGTTAAGTTCACTGGGTCTATCCAACAAGGCGCTGAAATTGCCAACATTGCTCAGGTATTCGGTGAAAAAACAGGCGTAACTCCTAGTGATACGACAGTTCCCAGTATCTTTGATGAATCTGGTGACGCAGACCATAACAACGACTCCAATGGTGATGGATCTCCAGATCTTTTACCCAGCAACACTACTGGTATAGCCAACCCTAGTACTCAAGGAGTTGACACAAATAACGATAACTCAGGTACGGGACCTGCTGGTGAAGCCAACGTATACAAAGTAGGACTTACTGCTGGTGTTTTGAATGGAACTGTTATTACTGCTGGTGCTTCCACTACTCTTCACCCGGATGCCGTCGGTCCAACCAGTAATAATGATGACTTTACTAATCGTGCTAGTGCGGTTGCTCCTAATAAAGTGCCAGTGGTTACTTTCAGTAACTCAATACAAAACAAAAGTGGTGGTGCTGCCAGTTTAAGTTTAATACCCCAAGCAGTTGATCTGAGAGATTTACCCGTAGGAACAACCATTATTACTATTGGGGATACTCTCGGTAATAAGGTGACTTATACAGCAAATCAATCAGTATTGAATAACGTCCCAAGCGTAACAGCTAGTGGTAATCCATTGACTTTTGCTAATGTTGCGGCTGATGATATTAAGCAGTACGAAGTCACGGTAGATTTGCCTGAGAATACTCCTCAAAACGTGGGTTATGATGTACCAATTACAGCCTTTGTAGACAGTAACGCTAATAATCTACCTGATGGTAATGAAGCTCAAAATAAAACAATTGATCGGGTTTATGCTGGCTTCCTCTCTCTGTTAAAAGAAACCCAGGTGATCGATGGTGACGCTACCACCTTTAACGCTGCAAATTTCAGCATCAATCCCAAGAAAGCAGCACCAGGACAAAAAATTGTGTATCGGGTTACCTACAAGAATATTTCTGAGGCAGAACCAACAAGTCCAAGTCTAAGTGATGCTAGTCGTACAACCTACTTACACAACGTTTTCTTGAGTGGTCAGAATATCACGCTTACAGAAGATGGTACTACAGGTGGTAATAACTGGGCAATCGATCAAAACGGTGACAATATTATCGACACCAGTCATGTAGGTAACACTGCAACTCAAGATTCAAGAAATTCTTCTATCAAGTACTATGTAAATTCAAGTGATACATCATTCATTCTCGCTGAACCTGCTACGAATAGTATTGTCAGTAAGTATGTTGATCCTGTAACAGGTGTTTTGAAGGGCGGTGAATTTGGAACATTCATTTTCCAACGTAGGCTGAATTAA
- a CDS encoding endonuclease domain-containing protein, translated as MSKDSIRIRGTNQEIEEAARRLRQELTPAESILWQALRGRQIEGLKFRCQHPVGRFIVDFYCPSVKLVIEVDGGIHDQQQVYDQARTEKLEAFGYRVLRFTNEQVMKDLSAVLEQISKAARSAP; from the coding sequence ATGTCTAAAGACTCTATCAGGATTCGTGGTACTAATCAGGAAATTGAAGAAGCGGCACGTCGTTTACGACAAGAATTAACACCTGCTGAATCAATTTTATGGCAAGCATTACGAGGTCGTCAGATTGAGGGACTAAAGTTTCGTTGTCAGCATCCTGTAGGAAGGTTTATTGTTGATTTTTACTGTCCTAGTGTCAAATTGGTTATAGAGGTTGATGGTGGCATTCACGATCAACAACAAGTATACGATCAAGCTAGGACTGAAAAATTAGAAGCTTTTGGCTACCGTGTTCTCAGATTTACTAATGAGCAGGTTATGAAGGATTTATCAGCAGTTTTAGAACAGATTTCTAAAGCAGCAAGATCTGCCCCCTAA
- a CDS encoding aspartate kinase produces MALIVQKYGGSSVGSVERIQAVAQRVLKTVSSGDSVVVVVSAMGKTTDGLVKLAKEISNNPNRREMDMLLSTGEQVTIALLSMALQQLGQPAISLTGAQVGIVTEPEHTRARILQIKTERIERHLKNGEVVVVAGFQGVSETGELEITTLGRGGSDTSAVALAAALQANFCEIYTDVPGILTADPRLVPDAHLMTEITCDEMLELASLGAKVLHPRAVEIARNYGMPLVVRSSWTDDPGTWVVSPPPQPRSLEGLEIARPVDAVEFDTDQAKVAMLRVPDRPGVAASLFGEISDQDLDVDLIIQSIHESNTNDIAFTVSKGMLKRAEAVASAIAPALRSNNHSLEEAEVMVEYEIAKISIAGAGMIGRPGVAAQMFATLADAGINIQMISTSEVKVSCVIDAKDCDRAIATLCQTFDINTSPAQLTTKLGADNAQSSPVVRGVALDLNQARLAILHVPDHPGMAAKLFGLLAKKNISVDMIIQSQRCRVINGVPTRDIACTVAQADAEDAQIALQQATPELGCGEILVDPEIAKVSIVGSGMVGQPGVAAKMFAALAQQKINIQMITTSEIKVSCVVAQEQGVTALQTIHQAFELAGSQKIEVPA; encoded by the coding sequence ATGGCACTGATTGTTCAGAAATATGGTGGGAGTTCTGTTGGCTCAGTTGAACGCATCCAAGCTGTAGCCCAGCGCGTACTGAAAACTGTCTCTTCAGGTGACTCGGTGGTAGTTGTTGTTTCTGCAATGGGCAAAACTACTGATGGTTTAGTAAAACTAGCCAAAGAAATTTCTAACAATCCGAATCGCCGAGAGATGGATATGCTACTATCCACTGGCGAACAAGTTACTATTGCCCTGCTAAGTATGGCGTTGCAGCAGTTAGGACAACCTGCAATTTCTTTAACTGGGGCGCAGGTAGGTATTGTCACAGAACCAGAACATACCCGTGCTAGAATTCTCCAAATTAAAACAGAACGAATTGAGCGACATTTAAAAAATGGTGAGGTTGTTGTTGTTGCTGGGTTCCAAGGTGTTAGTGAAACAGGTGAATTAGAAATTACTACCTTGGGACGCGGTGGTTCAGATACCTCAGCCGTAGCTTTAGCGGCTGCTTTACAAGCTAATTTCTGCGAAATTTACACGGATGTACCTGGAATTTTAACCGCAGACCCCCGACTGGTTCCAGATGCTCATTTGATGACAGAAATTACTTGTGATGAAATGTTGGAATTAGCCAGTTTAGGCGCGAAGGTATTGCATCCAAGAGCGGTGGAAATTGCCCGTAATTATGGTATGCCTTTGGTGGTGCGTTCTAGCTGGACTGATGATCCTGGTACATGGGTTGTTTCACCACCACCGCAACCGCGTTCTCTGGAAGGGTTGGAAATTGCCCGTCCTGTTGATGCGGTAGAATTTGATACGGATCAAGCAAAAGTCGCAATGTTGCGCGTTCCAGACCGTCCTGGGGTAGCTGCAAGCTTATTTGGTGAGATTTCTGATCAAGATTTGGATGTTGATTTAATTATCCAGTCGATCCACGAAAGTAATACTAATGATATTGCTTTTACTGTTAGTAAAGGGATGTTGAAGCGTGCAGAAGCAGTTGCATCAGCTATAGCACCCGCCCTTCGCAGCAATAACCATTCACTTGAAGAAGCTGAGGTGATGGTTGAGTACGAAATTGCCAAAATTAGCATTGCTGGCGCTGGTATGATTGGACGACCTGGGGTAGCGGCGCAAATGTTTGCTACTCTGGCTGATGCTGGAATTAATATCCAGATGATTTCAACTTCGGAAGTTAAAGTTAGTTGTGTAATTGATGCTAAGGATTGCGATCGCGCGATCGCTACTTTATGCCAAACTTTTGATATCAATACATCTCCGGCTCAACTCACAACTAAACTAGGAGCAGACAATGCTCAATCTTCCCCTGTAGTCAGAGGTGTAGCACTCGATCTTAACCAAGCGCGTCTTGCTATTCTCCATGTTCCAGATCATCCTGGTATGGCAGCTAAATTATTCGGGCTTCTAGCTAAAAAGAATATCAGCGTTGATATGATTATTCAATCACAACGTTGCCGTGTAATTAATGGTGTTCCTACCCGTGATATTGCTTGCACAGTAGCACAAGCAGATGCAGAAGATGCTCAGATAGCACTACAACAAGCTACACCAGAATTAGGTTGTGGTGAGATTTTAGTTGATCCAGAAATTGCTAAAGTTAGCATTGTCGGTTCTGGAATGGTAGGACAACCTGGTGTTGCAGCTAAGATGTTTGCAGCATTGGCGCAGCAAAAAATTAATATTCAGATGATTACTACTTCTGAAATTAAAGTTAGTTGCGTTGTTGCACAAGAGCAAGGAGTTACTGCTTTGCAAACAATTCATCAAGCATTTGAGCTTGCAGGTAGCCAAAAGATTGAAGTCCCAGCTTAA